One part of the Longimicrobiales bacterium genome encodes these proteins:
- a CDS encoding SRPBCC family protein produces the protein MTIVDERIISAPPDLCYRVAADVERWPDILPHYRLVRYHQRDADGNGRVEMSAWRDFAGPLRYPTWWLSDMRVAPAEPAIYFVHVDGVTRRMDVKWSFQPHADGTHVRITHAWDGPRWPMIGGFAWKRVIGPHFVSFIAARTLAGVARESERRYSTSGHTHATPETHDA, from the coding sequence ATGACCATCGTGGACGAACGCATCATCTCGGCCCCACCCGATCTCTGCTACCGCGTCGCGGCCGACGTCGAGCGCTGGCCGGACATTCTGCCGCACTATCGACTCGTCCGTTATCACCAGCGCGATGCGGACGGTAACGGCCGCGTCGAGATGTCCGCCTGGCGCGACTTCGCCGGTCCGCTCCGCTACCCGACCTGGTGGCTGTCCGACATGCGGGTCGCTCCCGCCGAGCCCGCCATCTATTTCGTGCACGTCGACGGCGTCACTCGCCGCATGGACGTGAAATGGTCCTTTCAGCCGCACGCTGACGGCACCCATGTCCGCATCACCCACGCATGGGACGGCCCCCGCTGGCCCATGATCGGCGGCTTCGCATGGAAACGCGTGATCGGACCCCACTTCGTCAGCTTCATCGCCGCACGCACACTCGCCGGCGTCGCCCGCGAGTCGGAACGCAGGTACAGCACGTCAGGCCACACGCACGCAACACCGGAGACTCACGATGCATGA
- a CDS encoding FAD-dependent oxidoreductase, giving the protein MTRRPVDVIIVGAGPAGALTALLLARSGVDVLLLDRAAFPRAKACGDCLSLGATALLRRTGLLDRLLESPHARLRGWRIVAPDGAAFDAHFGAAGAARIDPRSSRTRSRESSNADDFASCALSVERAIFDALLVEAALAAGARFEQESVTDLQYDARGRVCGVRTRTGSIRARLTVGADGLRSVVATRLDARAAPGALRKLSLTFHVPVDGVRAAGEMHVGRGVCAGVAPVDSHGRCNLTLVADAPRFGRSAAADARVLAYDAFQSLPLLRGRVRRSALRDASWLASGPFDRPGRRVAFDGAVLIGDAAGYYDPFTGQGVYQALTCAELLAPAILSALDSGDLRAASFTGYSRARSRLLRGARFVQRGIDHVLRRPATANRAIARIRRAPEFARAIISVTGDVAPVRSLFSPRTLSGLLLPTAIPENTV; this is encoded by the coding sequence GTGACGCGCCGTCCTGTCGACGTCATCATCGTGGGGGCCGGCCCGGCCGGCGCCCTGACGGCGCTGCTGCTGGCCCGCTCGGGGGTGGACGTGCTGCTGCTCGACCGCGCGGCATTCCCACGCGCCAAGGCATGCGGTGACTGTCTGAGCCTGGGCGCAACCGCACTCCTGCGCCGTACCGGTCTCCTCGACCGGCTGCTCGAATCGCCGCATGCCCGGCTCAGGGGCTGGCGCATCGTTGCGCCCGATGGCGCGGCGTTCGATGCGCATTTCGGTGCGGCAGGTGCTGCTCGTATTGATCCGCGCAGCTCACGCACGAGGTCCCGCGAGAGCAGCAACGCTGACGACTTCGCGAGCTGCGCCCTGTCCGTCGAGCGTGCCATCTTCGATGCGCTCCTGGTCGAGGCCGCGCTCGCTGCTGGCGCCCGCTTCGAGCAGGAGTCCGTCACCGACCTCCAGTACGATGCGCGGGGACGGGTGTGCGGTGTGCGCACGCGCACCGGCTCCATTCGCGCACGCCTGACCGTGGGCGCGGATGGACTGCGGTCGGTGGTCGCAACGCGACTCGATGCGCGCGCTGCGCCCGGTGCACTGCGCAAGCTGTCGCTCACGTTTCACGTACCTGTGGACGGTGTGCGTGCTGCGGGCGAGATGCACGTCGGCCGGGGCGTGTGCGCCGGTGTCGCTCCCGTCGACAGTCACGGCAGATGCAACCTCACGCTCGTTGCCGATGCGCCGCGCTTCGGCAGGTCCGCTGCGGCCGATGCACGCGTGCTCGCGTACGACGCGTTCCAGTCTCTGCCGCTGCTGCGCGGCCGCGTCCGCCGCTCCGCGCTCCGTGACGCCTCATGGCTGGCGAGCGGACCGTTCGACCGGCCCGGTCGCCGGGTCGCATTCGACGGCGCGGTGCTCATCGGCGATGCTGCGGGCTATTACGACCCGTTCACCGGTCAGGGCGTTTATCAGGCCCTCACGTGCGCCGAGCTACTCGCCCCTGCCATTCTCTCAGCCCTCGACAGCGGCGATCTGCGTGCTGCCTCATTCACCGGGTACAGCCGGGCGCGCTCCCGGCTGCTGCGTGGCGCACGCTTCGTACAGCGCGGCATCGACCATGTGCTGCGCCGCCCGGCGACCGCCAACCGTGCCATCGCACGCATCCGCCGCGCTCCCGAGTTTGCCCGGGCCATCATTTCCGTCACCGGCGATGTGGCGCCGGTGCGATCCCTGTTCTCGCCCCGAACCCTGTCCGGCCTGCTCCTCCCCACCGCTATCCCGGAGAACACTGTATGA
- a CDS encoding histone deacetylase has translation MKIYYADHFVLPLPTGHRFPMQKYALLRERVAARLPGAELLVPEAATNDELLRVHTADYLHRVVTGTLDPPEVRRIGFPWSAAMVERSRRSVGATIAASRAALIDGAGANLAGGTHHAFSDHGEGFCVFNDVAVAFRAMQAEGRARRCAIVDCDVHQGNGTASILNGDDTAFTFSVHGANNFPFRKVNGSLDIALPDGAADDEYLAAVRRGVNAAMEAAPDIVYYVAGADPYEGDRLGRLSVSMAGLRGRDRIVTAACRTSGVPLVLVMGGGYCGVVEETVAIHAGSVMEVSRLVPRP, from the coding sequence ATGAAGATCTATTACGCGGACCATTTCGTGTTGCCGCTGCCCACGGGCCACCGCTTCCCGATGCAGAAGTACGCGCTGCTGCGGGAGCGCGTCGCGGCTCGGCTGCCTGGCGCCGAGCTGCTGGTGCCGGAGGCGGCGACCAACGACGAGCTGCTGCGGGTTCATACCGCCGACTATCTGCATCGTGTCGTTACCGGCACGCTGGACCCGCCCGAGGTCCGGCGCATCGGCTTCCCCTGGTCCGCTGCGATGGTCGAGCGTTCGCGCAGATCGGTCGGGGCGACGATTGCAGCTTCCCGGGCCGCCCTCATCGATGGCGCCGGCGCCAACCTCGCCGGCGGAACGCACCACGCCTTCAGCGACCACGGCGAGGGGTTCTGTGTGTTCAACGATGTGGCTGTAGCCTTCCGGGCCATGCAAGCGGAAGGCCGCGCCCGTCGCTGCGCCATTGTCGATTGCGACGTCCATCAGGGAAACGGCACGGCGTCCATCCTGAATGGCGATGACACTGCGTTCACATTCTCGGTCCACGGTGCCAACAACTTCCCGTTCCGCAAAGTGAACGGCAGCCTCGACATCGCCCTGCCGGACGGTGCGGCGGACGACGAGTATCTCGCTGCCGTACGACGGGGTGTGAACGCTGCCATGGAGGCCGCCCCGGACATCGTCTATTACGTCGCCGGCGCCGATCCGTACGAGGGCGACAGGCTGGGCCGGCTGAGTGTGTCCATGGCGGGGCTGCGAGGGCGGGACCGGATCGTGACGGCCGCGTGCCGGACGAGCGGCGTTCCGCTCGTGCTGGTCATGGGTGGCGGGTACTGCGGCGTGGTGGAGGAAACGGTGGCGATCCACGCCGGATCGGTGATGGAGGTGTCGCGACTGGTTCCACGACCATGA
- a CDS encoding methyltransferase domain-containing protein yields MRRRLEHATELLDAPHHDRAELEQSLDQVAEVNRLLGGTRAILRTLERLTPAARNVDILDIGTGSADIPLAIDSWARRRSLAIQVIATDIHPQMRDIAAQRTRAVDSIRVGAANALQLPYDTASFDFVLLSLTLHHFERDDQIRALREAARCARRAVVVNELERCLPNLAGAWLLARTRWRGNRLTRHDGPLSVMRAFTKTELADLAGAAGLKVGWVQRHFFHRLIMVVEPVATPPSPIRRGSPPFPPPRRSTRHP; encoded by the coding sequence ATGCGGCGGCGTCTCGAGCACGCCACCGAACTGCTCGACGCGCCGCACCACGACCGCGCCGAGCTGGAGCAGAGCCTCGACCAGGTCGCCGAGGTCAACCGCCTCCTGGGCGGCACGCGCGCCATACTGCGCACACTGGAGCGGCTCACGCCTGCTGCCCGGAACGTCGACATTCTCGACATCGGCACCGGCTCCGCAGACATACCGCTCGCCATCGACAGCTGGGCACGGCGCCGATCACTGGCCATTCAAGTCATCGCCACGGACATCCACCCGCAGATGCGCGACATCGCCGCCCAGCGCACGCGTGCGGTCGATTCCATTCGCGTCGGGGCCGCGAACGCACTCCAGCTGCCATACGACACCGCGTCGTTCGACTTCGTGCTGCTCTCGCTCACGCTGCACCACTTCGAGCGCGACGATCAGATCCGCGCGCTCCGCGAAGCCGCTCGCTGCGCTCGCCGCGCCGTCGTCGTGAACGAGCTGGAGCGCTGCCTGCCGAACCTGGCCGGCGCATGGCTCCTCGCCCGCACCCGCTGGCGCGGCAACCGCCTCACCCGCCACGATGGACCGCTGTCCGTCATGCGGGCGTTCACGAAGACGGAGCTCGCGGACTTGGCCGGGGCCGCCGGTCTTAAGGTGGGGTGGGTACAGAGGCATTTCTTCCATCGGCTGATCATGGTCGTGGAACCAGTCGCGACACCTCCATCACCGATCCGGCGTGGATCGCCACCGTTTCCTCCACCACGCCGCAGTACCCGCCACCCATGA
- a CDS encoding amidohydrolase family protein: protein MRPTLYAAEWLLPVTSEPVRDGAVLVDEHGQIAAVGARPDFHIGEDVAVIDLGAAILLPGLVNVHSHPELAGMRGLLEDLPFHQWIPRLRRAKEGASAEEGDLGAAARWTCVEAISAGVTTLAGTEDSGAALDAMREAGLRGIVYREVFGPAPRQAQPALQDLLQKVETMRRSATDLVHVGVSPHAPYTVSDQLFRLVASYATAERLPVAVHAAESEVESQLVIDGDGPFAAGLRTRGIDTPPRAESPIALLEETGILATQPLLIHCVRVDDDDIRRIADAGAVVAHCPVANARLGHGIAPVVELAAAGVTIGIGSDSVASNNRIDLLEEARVAQLMQRARLRSAGALTATELLRMLTLEGARALGLEGRVGSLETGKDADLCAVRIDAPHSHPVHDPAAALLLSTRGSDVILTAVRGQVLFRDGRFLTLDPDRLRDRVAASARRMAEALEAH from the coding sequence GTCGATGAGCATGGTCAGATCGCCGCGGTGGGGGCGCGACCGGACTTTCACATCGGTGAGGACGTCGCCGTCATCGACCTCGGCGCCGCGATCCTGCTGCCGGGGCTGGTGAACGTACATTCACACCCGGAGCTGGCGGGCATGCGCGGTCTGCTGGAGGACCTGCCGTTCCATCAGTGGATCCCGAGACTCCGCCGGGCGAAGGAGGGCGCAAGCGCGGAGGAGGGAGATCTGGGCGCGGCGGCGCGCTGGACGTGTGTCGAGGCCATATCCGCAGGCGTGACGACGCTCGCCGGCACGGAGGACTCGGGAGCAGCCCTCGACGCCATGCGCGAGGCCGGCCTGCGCGGCATCGTGTATCGGGAGGTGTTCGGCCCGGCCCCGCGCCAGGCGCAGCCGGCGCTCCAGGACCTGCTGCAGAAGGTCGAGACGATGCGGCGCAGTGCGACCGACCTGGTGCACGTCGGTGTCTCGCCCCACGCCCCCTACACGGTCTCCGATCAGCTCTTTCGACTGGTAGCGTCCTACGCAACGGCGGAGCGTCTGCCCGTGGCCGTGCACGCGGCCGAGAGTGAAGTCGAATCACAGCTCGTCATCGACGGCGATGGCCCGTTCGCGGCGGGACTCCGTACGCGCGGCATCGACACACCGCCGCGTGCCGAATCGCCGATCGCGCTGCTCGAGGAGACCGGCATCCTGGCCACACAACCGCTCCTCATCCACTGCGTCCGCGTGGACGACGACGATATACGTCGCATTGCCGATGCAGGAGCCGTCGTCGCTCACTGCCCGGTCGCGAACGCCCGGCTCGGACACGGCATTGCACCGGTCGTCGAGCTGGCAGCGGCCGGCGTGACGATCGGCATCGGCAGCGATTCCGTTGCCAGCAACAACCGTATCGATCTGCTGGAGGAAGCCCGCGTCGCGCAGCTGATGCAACGCGCACGTCTCCGCTCCGCCGGCGCACTCACCGCGACGGAGCTCCTGCGCATGCTGACTCTCGAGGGGGCACGCGCACTCGGCCTCGAGGGGCGCGTCGGCTCGCTCGAGACCGGCAAGGACGCGGACCTCTGCGCCGTACGCATCGATGCACCGCACAGCCATCCCGTCCACGACCCTGCCGCCGCACTGCTGCTCAGCACCCGCGGCAGCGATGTCATCCTGACCGCCGTCCGCGGCCAGGTGCTGTTTCGCGACGGCCGCTTCCTGACGCTCGATCCCGACCGGCTGCGCGACCGCGTCGCCGCGAGTGCGCGGCGCATGGCCGAAGCGCTCGAAGCACACTGA